GAGCTAGAAGAGGATGAATCAGAAAATCTCCTTGAGTCTATGGAGCAGGAGTTACTGCGCAGAAAATTTGGACCACCGGTAAGACTTGAGGTAGCAAGTGATATTGACTCTGATTTGCTGAAGCGTTTAAAAGTTGAATTATCGATCAGAGAAGAAGATATCTCTCGTTATAAAGAGCCACTGGATTTAACTGGTTTAAATCGGATTGCAGATTTAGATAGACCAGAGTTGAAGTTTGCACCATTTAGAAACCAGGTTGCACATGAGCTGCGCGAGATCGATCTAGAGTCAAATGATGAGTATTTTGCCGCTATCAGAAGACAAGAAATTTTGCTGCACCATCCATATGACTCTTTTAATTCATCCGTCGTGCGCTTCTTAGAAGCAGCAGCTACTGATCCCCATGTACTTGCAATAAAGCAAACTCTTTATCGCACCTCAGGTGATTCACCAATTGTTAATGCCTTAATTGAAGCGGCAGAAGCTGGTAAACAAGTACTTGCAGTGATTGAAATTAGAGCACGATTTGACGAACAAGCGAATGTGCGATGGGCAAGGAAATTAGAAGATGTTGGCGTACATGTGGTTTATGGATTAGTTGGGTTTAAAACACATGCCAAGCTATCTTTAATTGTTCGCGAAGAAGGCAGTTTGGTTCGCAGGTATAGCCATGTTGGAACCGGTAATTACAATCCAAAGACGGCAAGAATGTATGAAGATCTTGGCATCTTAAGTGCTGATGATCAGTTGGGTGAGGATTTGAATAAATTATTTAATCAACTTTCAGGCTTTGCCCCACAGTCTTCCTTTAACCGATTACTTGTTGCTCCCCGCACCATCCGATCTGGTTTACTTGAGAAAATTCAGCGGGAAATCGAAAATAAAAAAGCAGGAAAGCATGCCTTTATTCGTTTAAAACTAAACTCCTTACTTGATGAGGAATTTGTTGAGGCGCTCTATAACGCATCTATTGCTGGAGTTGAGGTTGATTTAGTTATTCGTGGGATCTGTTCATTAATGCCGGGCATCCCAGGTGTTTCAGAAAACATCAGAGTGCGCTCGATCTTAGGTAGATTTCTAGAACACTCTCGAATATTTCATTTTGCCAATGGTGGAGATGATGAAATTTATATTGGAAGCGCTGATCTAATGGATCGAAATTTAAATCGCAGAGTTGAATCATTAGTAAAACTCACCCGAGCCGAGCACAAAAAATCCTTGATTAGA
The Candidatus Nanopelagicus limnes DNA segment above includes these coding regions:
- a CDS encoding RNA degradosome polyphosphate kinase, yielding MNQHLIAANPRERLIDRELSWLAFNERVLELAEDQSNPLLERCRFLAIFSSNLDDFYMIRVASVKRKLESGVTKKNTAGYSPVELLAEISKKTQELIARQSKCFHDDLMPKLKQNGIEITEWEKLTQEEIDHINKIFTKRIFPVLTPLAVDPSHPFPYISGLSLNLAVLVKQPDTNEELFARVKVPASLPRFIETTEFVGARFIPLEKVIIANLHQLFPGMHIEDYYTFRITRNADLELEEDESENLLESMEQELLRRKFGPPVRLEVASDIDSDLLKRLKVELSIREEDISRYKEPLDLTGLNRIADLDRPELKFAPFRNQVAHELREIDLESNDEYFAAIRRQEILLHHPYDSFNSSVVRFLEAAATDPHVLAIKQTLYRTSGDSPIVNALIEAAEAGKQVLAVIEIRARFDEQANVRWARKLEDVGVHVVYGLVGFKTHAKLSLIVREEGSLVRRYSHVGTGNYNPKTARMYEDLGILSADDQLGEDLNKLFNQLSGFAPQSSFNRLLVAPRTIRSGLLEKIQREIENKKAGKHAFIRLKLNSLLDEEFVEALYNASIAGVEVDLVIRGICSLMPGIPGVSENIRVRSILGRFLEHSRIFHFANGGDDEIYIGSADLMDRNLNRRVESLVKLTRAEHKKSLIRIFDQYTASTTAAWHLLPTGKWLLVDKDPSGAPLADLQAMIIEAYRAKV